From Patescibacteria group bacterium, a single genomic window includes:
- a CDS encoding helicase UvrD, producing MHVVADLHLHSKYSRAVSSQMTFPVMAQFALEKGINILSSSDWTHPLWMKEIKTLLEESAEGLYRLQKGTDAVKNVHFLMSVEISSIYKQSDKIRRIHNLVFVPSVEAAEKVNKELVKRGANLSADGRPIVGLSAKQILELILEVDERAFLIPCHVWTPHFGLYGSVSGFDSIEEAFGDLSSYVYGIETGLSSDPEMNWSISELQSRSILSFSDAHSPAKMGREATVFDLEEISYRAIRDAIREKLLRSKDRDHKDQAQGTSMADHKFASANRVVYTVEFYPEEGKYHFSGHRACRVSFGPDEIRKKGGSCPVCHKKLTEGVFFRLQQLAGDNKVEALKRANEYGLMWYTDPRKLHPPYVKLVPLLEIIAEAISSTVVSQKTRNLYLELIKQFGTEFEVLLKTSISDIQRVGGERVAEAILKVRSGEIYIQPGFDGEYGVVKIWKEGEDVEKDTEESSQMMLEL from the coding sequence ATGCACGTAGTTGCGGATCTACATCTACATAGTAAATACTCTCGCGCAGTCTCTTCTCAAATGACTTTTCCTGTAATGGCACAATTTGCTCTTGAAAAAGGAATAAATATTCTTTCAAGCTCTGACTGGACTCATCCTTTATGGATGAAGGAGATTAAAACACTTCTTGAAGAGTCTGCAGAAGGCTTGTATCGGCTGCAAAAAGGGACTGATGCTGTAAAAAATGTGCATTTTCTCATGTCAGTTGAGATTTCTAGCATCTATAAACAATCGGATAAAATTAGGCGTATTCATAATTTAGTTTTTGTGCCCTCAGTGGAGGCTGCAGAAAAGGTAAATAAAGAGTTAGTCAAAAGGGGTGCTAACCTTTCAGCTGATGGAAGACCAATCGTAGGCTTATCAGCAAAACAGATATTAGAACTTATACTTGAAGTTGATGAACGCGCTTTTTTGATTCCTTGTCATGTTTGGACGCCACATTTTGGTCTCTATGGATCAGTAAGTGGTTTTGACTCGATTGAAGAGGCTTTTGGAGATCTCAGTTCATATGTTTATGGGATAGAGACAGGTCTTTCATCCGATCCTGAAATGAACTGGAGTATTTCAGAACTTCAGTCACGCTCAATTCTTTCATTTTCTGATGCGCATAGCCCAGCAAAAATGGGAAGAGAAGCAACGGTTTTTGATTTGGAAGAAATATCTTATAGAGCAATAAGAGATGCCATCAGAGAGAAGTTATTAAGAAGTAAAGATCGCGATCATAAAGATCAAGCTCAAGGAACGAGCATGGCGGACCATAAGTTTGCATCAGCTAACCGTGTTGTTTATACGGTAGAGTTTTATCCTGAAGAAGGGAAATATCATTTTTCAGGACACCGTGCATGTCGTGTAAGCTTCGGACCGGATGAGATACGTAAAAAAGGTGGGAGTTGTCCTGTTTGTCATAAAAAACTTACTGAAGGAGTATTCTTTAGGCTTCAACAGCTTGCGGGTGATAATAAGGTAGAGGCGCTAAAACGAGCAAATGAGTATGGACTTATGTGGTACACAGATCCTCGCAAACTTCATCCTCCCTATGTTAAACTTGTACCCCTTCTTGAGATTATTGCAGAGGCTATTAGCTCAACTGTTGTAAGTCAGAAAACAAGAAATCTTTATTTAGAGCTTATAAAACAATTTGGCACAGAGTTTGAGGTGCTTTTAAAAACAAGTATTTCTGATATTCAAAGAGTTGGAGGAGAGAGAGTAGCAGAAGCTATTCTGAAAGTAAGAAGCGGGGAGATTTATATTCAGCCGGGGTTTGATGGAGAGTATGGAGTAGTAAAGATTTGGAAAGAAGGAGAAGATGTAGAAAAGGACACAGAAGAGTCCTCTCAAATGATGCTAGAACTCTAA
- the mutM gene encoding formamidopyrimidine-DNA glycosylase, translating into MPELPEVETIKRGLQKYIIGRTVDTIVLNLPKLFLGEPDLLSGAKVADVRRFGKGLVIDFSNDYSLAIHVKMTGQLIFRGEELDERYASQKIGCLPGPFTHIIIRFRDGSSLYYNDIRQFGWMKLVKTKEVANMQFFRDLGLEPPLLKRSIQQGKKYLTPKSFSEILNTTKKPIKVLLMDQKKIAGIGNIYANDALFVAQIDPRRSACSLSKKEKERLFEAIKKVLHEGIRLGGASDRQYVNVLGQTGNYQHVFKVYGKEGKPCSRCGNLINRIKQGGRSTFFCPFCQN; encoded by the coding sequence ATGCCAGAGTTACCAGAGGTTGAGACAATTAAAAGAGGGTTGCAAAAATATATTATTGGAAGAACAGTTGATACCATTGTACTTAATCTTCCCAAACTGTTTTTGGGAGAACCAGATCTTTTATCTGGTGCCAAAGTCGCTGATGTGAGGCGGTTTGGTAAAGGATTGGTAATTGATTTTTCCAATGATTATAGTCTGGCTATCCATGTTAAGATGACCGGTCAGCTTATCTTCAGAGGAGAGGAGCTAGATGAAAGATATGCTTCGCAAAAAATAGGCTGTCTTCCTGGACCTTTTACGCACATTATTATTAGATTTAGAGATGGTTCCAGCCTTTACTACAATGATATTCGTCAATTTGGATGGATGAAGTTAGTCAAAACAAAGGAAGTTGCCAATATGCAATTTTTTAGAGATCTTGGACTTGAGCCACCTCTTCTAAAAAGAAGCATTCAACAAGGGAAAAAATATCTTACACCTAAGAGCTTTAGTGAGATTTTGAATACTACAAAAAAACCAATTAAAGTTCTTCTCATGGACCAAAAAAAAATTGCTGGGATAGGCAATATTTATGCTAATGATGCACTTTTTGTAGCGCAAATTGATCCCCGACGCAGTGCCTGTTCTCTTAGCAAAAAGGAAAAGGAGCGTCTTTTCGAAGCGATCAAAAAAGTCCTTCATGAGGGAATTAGATTAGGTGGAGCATCTGATAGGCAGTATGTTAATGTTCTGGGTCAAACAGGTAATTATCAACATGTTTTTAAAGTTTACGGTAAAGAAGGTAAGCCATGTAGCAGATGCGGAAATCTTATAAATAGAATTAAACAAGGAGGCAGAAGTACTTTCTTTTGTCCTTTTTGTCAAAATTAA
- a CDS encoding heme/copper-type cytochrome/quinol oxidase subunit 1 encodes MKKYSSILPLIFASIIFIFLQSLVFNKELYFRDEGFLMNNAVRILNGEIPYRDFFLTTTPGTYYLQSLIFKFLGVHIILGRLLYIFCVIALLIIMNFLLNNINVIYKTFILLLTACVFVEKGAFAFYNIEGLILLLLAISVYIYTWQNKNFSKKRIFLVGTIIGLLIIFKQSYGIYAVGAFTSLFFIYNHKNYKYAFKQLTFFLCGLLVILTPFVGYYIWNKAFSQFIYFTFVFAQEVKWHRSAFILTSLLFIPLFLIVLHIIKRMPIKKAFVVFGIFLLGFFLLYLAISPDRLGRILTYIKDPLIYYYGFLLTFPLLLIAYFANQNNKIVPYSVFLLSLFLASASSGRDYATVIMVFPLVILLCLELIRITGRKYLVLVIIVYSLIPYIFFGQLLKSLSSLMTYKQLQLLQFEGIYLPPKTADEILSIVKFVQKKTNQNDTILCFPYCPLFNVLTQRKSGSYFSFFYPETIRAKDQKRVIDDLKKNQTKIIILQKPGEIEKEALYENNRLSLLRNYFLSNYNPVFSSQNFVIYQINNSNKKLSP; translated from the coding sequence ATGAAAAAATATTCTAGCATCTTACCTTTAATTTTCGCCTCTATAATTTTTATCTTTCTTCAATCATTAGTGTTTAATAAGGAATTGTATTTTCGAGATGAAGGATTTCTAATGAATAATGCAGTTCGCATTTTAAATGGAGAAATTCCTTATAGAGATTTTTTTCTTACAACTACACCTGGAACGTATTATCTTCAAAGTTTGATTTTTAAATTTTTAGGCGTCCATATTATCTTAGGAAGACTTTTATATATTTTTTGCGTGATTGCTCTGCTGATAATTATGAATTTTTTATTAAATAATATAAATGTAATTTACAAAACATTTATCCTGTTATTAACTGCCTGTGTATTCGTAGAAAAAGGAGCTTTTGCTTTTTATAATATTGAAGGATTAATTCTACTGTTATTAGCAATTTCTGTTTATATTTATACTTGGCAAAATAAGAATTTTTCAAAAAAAAGAATCTTTTTAGTTGGTACAATTATAGGCTTATTAATTATTTTCAAACAAAGTTACGGTATATATGCTGTTGGTGCATTTACGAGTTTATTTTTTATATATAATCATAAAAATTATAAATATGCTTTTAAACAACTCACATTCTTTCTTTGCGGTTTATTAGTAATACTTACACCTTTTGTAGGGTACTACATCTGGAATAAAGCATTTTCGCAGTTTATATATTTCACTTTTGTTTTTGCACAGGAAGTTAAATGGCATAGGTCTGCGTTTATTTTAACCAGTTTATTATTTATTCCTTTATTTCTTATCGTTTTGCATATCATAAAAAGAATGCCCATCAAAAAAGCCTTTGTTGTTTTCGGAATATTTCTTCTGGGATTCTTTTTATTATATCTTGCAATTTCCCCCGATCGTTTAGGAAGAATTTTAACATATATAAAAGATCCCTTAATTTATTATTATGGATTTCTATTAACTTTTCCTCTTTTGTTAATTGCATATTTTGCTAACCAAAATAACAAAATAGTTCCTTACTCTGTTTTTCTGCTATCTCTTTTTCTTGCCAGTGCATCCTCTGGAAGAGATTATGCTACTGTGATTATGGTGTTCCCATTAGTAATTTTACTTTGTCTTGAATTAATAAGGATCACAGGTAGAAAATATCTTGTTTTAGTAATTATTGTTTACTCACTTATTCCTTATATATTCTTTGGACAACTTTTAAAAAGTTTATCTAGTCTAATGACTTATAAACAACTGCAGTTATTACAATTTGAGGGTATCTATCTTCCGCCGAAAACAGCAGACGAAATTTTATCCATTGTAAAATTTGTTCAAAAAAAAACTAATCAGAATGATACAATACTTTGTTTTCCTTATTGTCCACTTTTTAATGTTTTAACACAGAGAAAAAGCGGATCCTATTTTAGTTTTTTTTATCCTGAAACTATAAGAGCCAAAGATCAAAAAAGAGTAATTGATGATCTTAAAAAGAATCAAACAAAAATTATTATTCTACAAAAACCAGGAGAAATAGAGAAAGAAGCATTGTATGAAAATAACAGATTATCACTGTTAAGAAACTATTTTCTCTCGAATTATAATCCTGTTTTTTCATCACAAAATTTCGTTATATATCAAATAAATAATTCAAATAAAAAATTATCGCCATAA
- the lig gene encoding putative DNA ligase — translation MKFAELAKYFDQLEETSSRLTLIDILSQLFTQLSKDEIDKVIYLTQGRVAPFFAPIEIGMADKMVATSLNQAFGVDRERILQEYAQKGDLGLVAYELRLSYSRRGSNLSIIDVFDRLLQIAKTAGEGSVEKKVQQFAELVTLLDAVSVKHLVRIALGNTRLGIGDPTILDGLAQAFLGDKSKRKLLEKAYNETSDLGLIGKTLLEGGMDMIQKLSVTIGRPVRPELCERLPTPEKVFEKMGKSVHAQFKYDGFRVQIHKNGDDIRMYSRNLEDMTYMFPELIEGTKKQIKAKKAILDTEALAYQPESEEFLPFQETTKRRRKHNIEEIAKKLPLRAFVFDVLYVDGKSLLDVPLVERLKVMQEIVQEDDILIPSPGRILYSPEELQLMLEDAISKGLEGVVVKRPDSLYEAGGRNFNWVKLKRHSAGELEDTIDCVILGYIYGRGKRAEFGAGALLCGVYDSEKDMFVTVTKIGTGLTDAEWRSIREMTKGLELTHKPARVNSLITPSVWVKPQIVIEVLADEITRSPIHTAGMEITNGAKGIGYALRFPRLVRFREKEKKPEDATTVKELIEIYKTQIKKNKSSS, via the coding sequence ATGAAATTTGCTGAATTAGCAAAATATTTTGATCAGTTAGAAGAGACTTCTTCACGTTTAACACTTATAGATATTCTCTCTCAGCTCTTTACGCAGCTTAGTAAAGACGAAATAGACAAGGTTATTTATTTGACGCAAGGAAGAGTTGCCCCTTTTTTTGCTCCCATTGAGATTGGAATGGCTGATAAGATGGTTGCTACCAGTCTCAATCAGGCTTTCGGAGTTGATCGTGAGCGTATCTTACAAGAGTATGCCCAAAAAGGAGATTTAGGTTTGGTGGCTTATGAACTCAGGCTTAGTTATTCTAGACGTGGTTCTAACCTATCTATAATTGATGTATTTGATCGTTTATTGCAGATTGCAAAGACTGCTGGTGAAGGTAGTGTTGAGAAAAAGGTTCAACAGTTTGCAGAACTTGTTACTTTGCTTGATGCAGTATCGGTGAAGCACTTGGTGCGAATTGCTCTGGGAAATACGCGTTTGGGTATTGGAGATCCAACAATTCTTGATGGTCTTGCGCAGGCATTTCTGGGTGATAAATCCAAGCGTAAGCTTCTTGAAAAAGCCTACAATGAAACTTCAGATTTGGGTTTGATTGGGAAAACTCTTTTAGAGGGAGGAATGGATATGATCCAAAAACTCTCAGTAACAATCGGAAGGCCGGTAAGACCAGAGCTTTGTGAACGGCTTCCCACACCTGAAAAAGTATTTGAGAAAATGGGCAAATCAGTTCATGCTCAGTTTAAATACGATGGTTTTCGTGTTCAAATCCATAAAAATGGAGATGATATTCGTATGTACTCACGCAATCTGGAAGATATGACTTATATGTTTCCTGAGCTTATAGAAGGTACAAAAAAACAAATCAAAGCCAAAAAAGCAATATTAGATACAGAGGCTCTTGCTTATCAACCGGAATCTGAGGAGTTTCTTCCTTTTCAAGAGACGACAAAAAGGCGGCGTAAACACAATATTGAAGAAATTGCCAAAAAGTTACCACTTCGAGCATTTGTCTTTGATGTTTTGTATGTTGATGGAAAGTCACTTCTTGACGTACCTCTTGTTGAAAGGTTAAAAGTGATGCAGGAGATTGTTCAAGAGGATGATATCCTCATACCTTCTCCTGGGCGTATTTTATACAGTCCTGAAGAGCTTCAGTTGATGTTGGAAGATGCTATTTCCAAAGGATTGGAGGGAGTTGTTGTCAAAAGGCCAGACTCTCTCTATGAAGCAGGTGGACGGAATTTTAATTGGGTTAAGCTCAAAAGACACTCAGCAGGTGAGCTAGAAGATACTATTGATTGTGTTATTCTAGGCTATATCTATGGTAGAGGCAAACGTGCTGAGTTTGGTGCCGGTGCGCTTCTTTGTGGTGTATACGATTCGGAAAAAGACATGTTTGTAACCGTTACCAAAATTGGCACAGGGCTGACAGATGCTGAATGGAGATCTATCAGAGAGATGACCAAAGGTCTAGAGCTTACACATAAACCGGCTCGGGTTAACTCTCTTATCACACCTTCTGTTTGGGTAAAACCGCAAATAGTTATAGAAGTTTTGGCAGATGAGATAACACGAAGTCCTATTCATACTGCAGGAATGGAGATAACTAATGGTGCAAAAGGGATAGGTTATGCTCTGCGTTTTCCTCGTCTTGTACGCTTTAGGGAGAAAGAAAAAAAACCTGAGGATGCGACAACGGTTAAGGAGTTAATTGAGATTTATAAAACTCAAATTAAAAAGAATAAATCTTCATCTTAA
- a CDS encoding cell division protein Fic: protein MYTPKYTITNTILKYIGIIEACKLFIDHAPLLPYYEKKFRDDALVRAAHFGTHLEGNELNFSQVERVLSGESVVARPRDVQEVINYRKAMDFINSLHTGSQKEKIDEDLICKLHSITVDRTLDPDKIGVFRKTQVVIRNNFTGEVSFRPPEADSVPQQIQELCLFINQVSNNDLHPVLKSGIVHYEFVRIHPFVDGNGRVGRCLSTLILYQEGYDIRKFFSLEEYFDQHASEYYKALQSVSQKDGDLTEWLEFYTEALAVELTKIKEKVEKISVDLKLKEKLGGSPVLLNERQLKIIEYIQSTGFLQNSAFKQLFPFVSEDTVLNELKSLIQSGIIKKIGKTKAAKYVMV from the coding sequence ATGTATACTCCGAAATACACGATTACTAATACAATTCTTAAATATATTGGCATTATCGAGGCATGTAAGTTGTTTATTGATCATGCTCCACTGCTTCCCTATTATGAAAAAAAATTCAGAGACGATGCGCTGGTAAGAGCAGCTCATTTTGGTACTCACCTTGAAGGAAATGAGCTGAATTTTTCTCAAGTAGAGCGAGTACTTTCAGGAGAGAGTGTGGTAGCGCGTCCACGTGATGTTCAAGAGGTGATTAACTATAGAAAAGCAATGGATTTTATTAATAGCTTGCATACAGGGTCGCAAAAAGAGAAAATTGACGAAGATCTTATTTGTAAACTGCATTCTATAACCGTTGACAGGACATTGGATCCAGATAAGATAGGTGTATTTCGTAAAACACAAGTTGTTATCCGCAATAATTTTACAGGAGAAGTTTCCTTTAGACCACCGGAGGCAGACAGTGTACCTCAGCAGATACAAGAGCTGTGTTTGTTTATCAATCAAGTATCTAATAATGATCTACATCCGGTATTAAAATCAGGTATAGTCCATTATGAATTTGTTAGAATCCATCCTTTTGTGGATGGAAACGGACGCGTGGGAAGATGTCTGTCAACTCTTATTCTTTATCAAGAAGGATATGATATTCGCAAATTCTTTTCTCTTGAGGAATACTTTGACCAACATGCATCAGAGTATTATAAAGCATTACAGAGTGTTTCCCAAAAGGATGGAGATCTAACTGAGTGGCTGGAGTTTTATACAGAAGCTCTTGCAGTTGAGTTGACGAAAATCAAAGAAAAAGTAGAAAAAATCTCAGTAGATTTAAAACTCAAAGAAAAATTAGGAGGATCTCCAGTACTTTTGAATGAAAGGCAACTGAAGATTATAGAATACATTCAGTCAACTGGTTTTTTACAAAATAGCGCATTTAAGCAACTTTTTCCTTTTGTATCTGAAGATACTGTTCTTAATGAATTAAAAAGTCTTATCCAATCCGGAATCATAAAAAAAATTGGTAAAACCAAAGCCGCAAAATACGTTATGGTCTAG
- the pth gene encoding peptidyl-tRNA hydrolase, with translation MKLIAGLGNPGEKYANTRHNLGFLAVERFFKDYSPVHQTEWRDEKKLRSQIAIIDWKPKHSPEAERVILVKPQTFMNNSGMAVKLVADYYKIDPSDIWIAHDDLDLPIGAFKIRFGGSAAGHKGVESVIAALGTEKFWRFRMGIGIPHGQRVDKDGKERPQTRRTVGNVEDYVLGTFGSKDRNKIREVIKTCAKAFEFGLEKGLTAAQNRFNAK, from the coding sequence ATGAAATTGATTGCTGGATTGGGTAATCCCGGTGAAAAATATGCAAATACAAGACATAATCTGGGATTTTTAGCGGTTGAGAGATTCTTTAAAGATTATTCTCCGGTACATCAGACAGAGTGGAGAGATGAAAAAAAATTAAGAAGCCAGATTGCAATTATTGATTGGAAACCAAAACACTCTCCTGAAGCAGAACGTGTTATTTTGGTCAAACCGCAGACTTTCATGAACAATTCAGGGATGGCTGTAAAGTTAGTTGCAGATTATTACAAAATTGATCCATCCGACATTTGGATTGCGCACGATGATCTCGATCTTCCTATTGGAGCGTTTAAAATACGCTTTGGTGGATCAGCTGCAGGGCATAAAGGTGTTGAGTCGGTGATTGCTGCCTTGGGTACAGAGAAGTTTTGGAGATTTCGTATGGGTATAGGTATTCCTCATGGTCAAAGAGTAGATAAAGATGGTAAAGAGAGGCCTCAAACTAGACGAACAGTAGGCAATGTTGAAGATTATGTACTTGGCACATTTGGAAGCAAGGATCGCAATAAAATTAGAGAAGTGATCAAAACATGCGCCAAAGCTTTTGAGTTTGGACTTGAGAAAGGACTCACTGCTGCGCAAAACAGATTTAACGCGAAGTGA
- the recF gene encoding DNA replication and repair protein RecF gives MILKSISLQNFRSYQQAEFDFSPLATVIIGPNTAGKSNLLEAIYLLSSGKSFRAEKDMQMISFGSAFARVRGEIEEDEKKDILEVILTAPSPTVRTHAKKFLINGVPKRQIDFAGFLPTLLFIPADLNIIISSPSYRRDFLDSVLELVDKQYRQAKILYEKALKRRNALLDLVKETGVRNDQQFVYWDEILITNGDYLSKKRSELIEYFNNQQKEIIHFQVKYDHSQISKERLQQYYGAEIAAGVTLVGPHRDDFYVELEEGADVRYFGSRGQQRLVVLQLKLLQLSYIEQSLGKRPLLLLDDIFSELDDQHINLIMKIIDRQQTILTTTHKEFVNDYLQKFSVIELSKK, from the coding sequence ATGATTCTCAAATCCATCTCTCTTCAAAACTTCAGAAGCTACCAACAAGCAGAGTTTGATTTTAGCCCCTTAGCAACAGTGATTATAGGTCCTAATACTGCAGGCAAGAGCAATCTTCTTGAGGCAATTTATCTTCTTTCTAGTGGAAAAAGTTTTAGAGCAGAAAAAGATATGCAAATGATCTCCTTTGGATCTGCATTTGCTCGGGTTAGAGGAGAGATAGAAGAAGATGAAAAAAAAGATATTTTAGAAGTTATTCTAACCGCCCCATCTCCCACTGTACGTACCCATGCTAAAAAGTTTTTGATTAACGGTGTTCCCAAAAGGCAGATTGATTTTGCAGGTTTTCTCCCAACTCTGCTTTTTATTCCTGCGGATTTAAATATTATTATCAGTTCTCCCTCTTATAGACGTGATTTTCTGGATAGCGTTCTTGAGCTTGTTGATAAACAGTACCGACAAGCAAAGATTTTGTATGAAAAAGCTCTGAAAAGGCGCAATGCTCTTTTGGATTTGGTTAAAGAGACAGGAGTGCGTAATGATCAGCAGTTTGTGTATTGGGATGAGATTCTGATTACTAATGGTGACTACCTTAGCAAGAAGAGATCGGAACTTATTGAGTATTTTAACAATCAACAAAAAGAGATAATTCATTTTCAGGTAAAGTATGATCATAGCCAGATCTCAAAAGAGCGGTTGCAGCAGTACTATGGCGCTGAGATAGCAGCTGGAGTGACACTAGTTGGCCCACATAGAGATGATTTTTATGTAGAACTTGAGGAAGGGGCGGATGTTAGATATTTTGGGTCACGAGGGCAGCAGCGTTTAGTTGTTTTGCAGCTCAAACTTCTGCAACTTTCCTATATAGAACAATCGCTGGGAAAGCGACCGCTTCTTTTATTGGATGATATTTTTTCAGAACTTGATGATCAGCATATTAATTTGATTATGAAAATAATTGACAGACAACAAACAATTCTCACAACAACACATAAAGAATTTGTTAACGATTATCTGCAAAAGTTTAGTGTGATAGAGTTGAGTAAGAAGTAA
- a CDS encoding glycosyl transferase → MKVALVHDYIKEYGGAERVLESLHTIFPEATVFTSVYLPEYLGPHKNRFKNWKIKTSYAQYLPGKAKLISFLRIISPFLFRSFDFQGYDIIIVSATGAYFPNALQKKGAKLICYCHTPPRYLYGYATAREWKKYRILRILGELVNHFLRIIDYATSRNVDYYIANSDEVRKRIQKFYRREAQVIYPPLVIRSTSKKVNLKQDTNAKYKSNTGYFITGGRLARAKHVDLIIKACNELGVRLKVFGKAFAGYKDDLLAIASPTIEFVGEVSDEEKYNLLKGAKAFLFASEDEDFGITPVEAMSVGVPVIAYRSGGVRETVRENKTGIFFDQLTTEALKEKIKQFDSIGIKAEDCIKRANEFSEERFKKEISSFISSLSK, encoded by the coding sequence ATGAAGGTAGCACTTGTTCATGATTATATTAAAGAATACGGAGGTGCTGAGAGAGTTTTGGAGTCGCTGCATACGATTTTTCCTGAAGCAACAGTTTTTACTTCAGTATATCTTCCTGAGTATCTAGGTCCTCATAAAAACCGTTTTAAAAACTGGAAGATTAAAACTTCATACGCTCAGTATTTACCCGGCAAAGCAAAACTTATTAGTTTTCTTCGTATAATCTCTCCTTTTCTTTTTCGCTCGTTTGATTTTCAGGGCTATGACATCATTATCGTTTCGGCAACAGGAGCGTATTTCCCTAATGCACTACAAAAAAAAGGAGCTAAACTTATATGCTACTGCCACACACCACCACGTTACCTTTATGGATATGCAACAGCGCGAGAGTGGAAAAAATATAGGATACTTCGCATTCTCGGAGAGTTAGTTAATCACTTTTTGCGCATAATTGATTACGCAACTTCCCGCAATGTTGATTATTATATAGCCAATTCTGATGAGGTGAGAAAAAGAATACAGAAGTTTTATAGAAGAGAAGCACAGGTCATTTATCCTCCACTAGTTATCAGATCTACATCTAAAAAAGTCAATCTAAAACAGGATACAAACGCTAAATATAAATCAAATACGGGTTATTTCATTACTGGTGGTCGGCTAGCCCGTGCTAAACATGTTGATTTGATTATTAAAGCATGTAATGAGCTTGGTGTGAGATTAAAAGTTTTCGGAAAAGCCTTTGCTGGATATAAAGATGATCTACTAGCAATTGCTTCCCCAACAATAGAGTTTGTTGGCGAGGTCAGTGATGAAGAAAAATATAATCTTTTAAAAGGAGCAAAAGCATTTCTTTTTGCCTCAGAAGATGAGGATTTTGGAATTACACCGGTTGAGGCAATGAGTGTAGGAGTGCCAGTTATTGCTTATAGATCAGGTGGGGTACGTGAGACAGTTAGAGAAAATAAGACAGGGATATTTTTTGATCAACTGACAACAGAGGCTCTGAAAGAAAAAATAAAGCAATTTGACAGTATAGGTATTAAAGCTGAAGATTGTATAAAACGAGCCAATGAATTTTCTGAAGAACGGTTTAAAAAGGAGATATCATCTTTTATTTCTTCCTTGAGTAAATAA
- a CDS encoding uridylate kinase: MTTTYKEKIVISVGGSLIVPDKVNTKFLTKLNEFIRSQLAQNPNRQFFLVAGGGAIARHYRDAGREVVGHELTRDDLDYLGIHATKLNAHLIRTIFRDVAHPYILKHYEIIRKVQEPVVVAAGWKPGWSTDYCALLICEDYDVRSVINLSNISQVYDKDPRKFSDAKPIEKISWAKFRKIVGDEWQPGLNAPFDPIAAKKAEELGVKVVVLHGEDFANLENYLLGKPFIGTVIE; this comes from the coding sequence ATGACGACTACCTATAAAGAAAAAATTGTCATCTCCGTTGGAGGATCGCTTATTGTTCCTGATAAGGTCAATACCAAGTTCCTTACTAAGCTTAATGAATTTATCCGTTCACAACTGGCGCAAAATCCCAACCGCCAGTTTTTTTTGGTCGCTGGAGGAGGAGCAATTGCTAGGCATTACCGTGATGCTGGACGAGAGGTGGTTGGACATGAGCTCACACGTGATGATCTTGATTATTTGGGTATTCATGCTACAAAGCTCAATGCGCATTTGATTAGAACAATTTTTCGTGATGTTGCCCATCCTTATATCCTCAAACATTATGAGATCATTCGCAAAGTACAAGAGCCTGTAGTTGTTGCTGCTGGTTGGAAGCCGGGTTGGTCTACTGATTACTGCGCTCTGCTTATTTGTGAGGATTATGATGTTCGATCTGTAATCAATCTAAGTAATATTTCGCAGGTATATGATAAAGATCCCAGAAAGTTTTCTGACGCAAAACCTATTGAAAAAATATCTTGGGCTAAGTTTCGCAAGATAGTGGGAGATGAGTGGCAACCAGGGCTTAATGCACCTTTTGATCCTATTGCAGCTAAGAAAGCGGAGGAGTTGGGAGTAAAAGTTGTTGTTCTTCATGGAGAGGATTTTGCAAATCTTGAGAATTACCTCTTAGGAAAGCCCTTTATAGGAACAGTGATAGAATAG